One Malus domestica chromosome 11, GDT2T_hap1 genomic region harbors:
- the LOC103418271 gene encoding palmitoyl-monogalactosyldiacylglycerol delta-7 desaturase, chloroplastic-like encodes MGLLKIWVTLLMTPCANFWGRKWNLLDIVTAGMFLSAHVLCLFAPFYFTWTAFWLMLVLSYVTGFGVTLSYHRNLAHRSFRLPKLLEYLFAYCGVLSVQGSPIEWVSTHRYHHQFTDTEKDPHSPLKGFWHSHMGWILDSRSRFGRYGGLRNVEDMKKQPFYVFLHHTFLLHSFLLGCILYYIGGFPFVVWPMGVRMVIVFHSTLFVNSAGHIWGYQPWNTGDLSKNLWWLGLLALGEGWHNNHHAFEYSARQGLEWWQIDVTWYIIKFLEALGLATDVKTPSEVHKQRMKAKSMAAQE; translated from the exons ATGGGTCTTTTGAAGATTTGGGTCACCCTTCTTATGACTCCTTGTGCAAATTTTTGGGGGAGGAAATGGAATCTGCTTGACATTGTCACAGCTGGTATGTTTCTGAGTGCGCATGTCCTTTGTTTGTTTGCACCGTTTTACTTCACTTGGACAGCATTTTGGTTGATGCTTGTTCTGAGTTACGTCACTGGTTTCGGAGTCACTCTTTCTTACCATAGAAACCTTGCTCATCGGAGCTTTAGGCTCCCAAAACTGCTCGAGTACTTGTTTGCCTATTGTGGGGTTCTCTCAGTTCAG GGTAGCCCGATTGAGTGGGTGAGCACACACCGGTACCATCACCAATTTACCGATACAGAGAAAGACCCTCACAGCCCACTTAAGGGATTTTGGCATAGTCACATGGGTTGGATTCTAGACAGCCGTTCTCGATTTGGAAGA TACGGAGGTCTTCGGAATGTTGAAGACATGAAGAAGCAGCCATTCTATGTGTTTCTTCATCACACTTTCCTTCTACATTCATTTCTTCTTGGATGTATACTATACTACATCGGTGGATTTCCCTTCGTGGTTTGGCCAATG GGCGTGAGGATGGTGATTGTTTTCCATAGCACTTTGTTTGTAAATTCGGCTGGCCACATTTGGGGATATCAGCCATGGAACACCGGCGATCTCTCTAAAAACCTTTG GTGGTTGGGGTTGCTCGCACTTGGAGAAGGATGGCACAATAACCACCATGCTTTTGAATACTCAGCTCGACAAGGCCTCGAATGGTGGCAGATTGACGTGACTTGGTACATCATAAAATTTCTTGAGGCTCTAGGGTTGGCAACAGATGTGAAAACACCATCCGAGGTTCATAAGCAACGTATGAAGGCTAAATCCATGGCTGCTCAAGAATAG